GGATATTGAAACTAACGACTTAATGAGTGTTTCACATGTGAAAGCTCAAGCTCTAAGAGCAAAAGCTAATGGATCATCTCGATTGTGTATGGGAGCAGCTTGGAGAAATATTCAAAATAATGAAGAGTTTGACCAAGTTCTTGAAATGGTACAGACTGTTAATGGTCTTGATATGGAAGTGTGTTGTACTTTAGGCATGATGACTGAAGAACAAGCTCAACGACTAGCTGATGCTGGGCTGTATGCTTATAACCACAACTTGGATACTTCGAAAGAACACTACAAAGAAATTATCTCAACACGTGAATTTGACGATAGAGTTAAAACAATTGAAAATGCTTCCAAAGCTGGAATAAGTGTTTGTTCTGGCGGAATTATTGGAATGGGCGAATCTGCTGAGGACAGATGCGGAATGCTCTTGACTTTAGCCAATATGAATCCACAACCTAAATCGGTTCCAATTAACGCTTTAGTAGCTGTTGAAGGCACTCCCTTAGAAGACCAAGAAACTGTTTCCATCTGGGAAATGGTTCGTATGGTAGCTACTACACGAATTGTAATGCCGGAGTCTGTTGTAAGGCTATCGGCTGGTAGAACAGAAATGTCAGATGAAGGACAAGCCTTATGTTTTATGTCAGGTGCTTCATCTATCTTTGCTGGCGACAAATTGCTTACCACTCCAAATCCTGACATTAACCAAGATATGAAACTGTTTGATATTTTAGGTATTACTCCAAAAGCACCATTTGTCGATGGTGATCAGCCAATAACAAATGATAATTATAAAAAATGTCTTTCAACTAAAGGAAATATAAAGTGGAAAAGACCAACACATACCATTGAAAGAAACGAAAAAGCCAAAGAAAAGGCTAAGGCACTAAGAAGTTAATTGACTTTCTAGAATAAGGAAGCTGGCTCTATTAAAATATTTTTTTCTCTCAAGAATTTTTTCAATTTGATATTATCCTCTTCATCCATAAATTGGACTCCAACAATAAAGCGATAGTGCTTTAGTTTGAATATATAATTTTTATTATTTATAATAACCTCTTTTAAATCTCTCTCTTTAAAAGAATTAAATAAACAAGATGTAGTCCATATTTTACCATCTTTAATTTTTAAATACGGTTTATATGTAGCCCATGTCAATAAACTAAAATAGATAGCTGAGATGATATGAAAAACATAATGTATCTCTAAGCTCAAAAAAATAAAAATTAGCAAATAAATTAGTGCAATTGACGCAAAAATAATAGACCACCAAAATCTATAAACTTTGGAATAATAAATTACGATTTCACTCATCTTATTTTACCAATATTTTTTCGCAAAATTCTTCCAACTTCAATCTTGATTTTTCATCAAATAAAAATTTATTTACAATCATTTTGTCATCAGAAGTCAATAAAGTAATTGTTTTATCTTCATCAATAATTTCTTCGAGATTTTCAATAAATAATGTAGTAGAATTAAAAGAATGTTGATGTATTTTACCATCAGCAATTGACAAGGCAGGTGTGTTAAAATACATAACATTAATGTATACCATGTTTAGAAAAATCATCAACATAATTAGGGATTGCTTTGATAAAAGAAATGCTAATAAAAAACCAAATGTTAATAGAGAAAATACTATCCTAAAACGAATAGAATAATTAAACGATACAATGTCTTTCATGAATTAAGGTTTAAAAATTACACTTAAAGTAAACTAAAAATATTTCAAAAAAGTAAAATAGAAGACAAATAAAATAGAAAGCTATTAAGCGGTATTAAATAAGTATTCATGTACATTTCATTTAAGGAAATATATACCAAATATAGATAATTATTTCAACTTGGAATTATTTGTGTGCCGATTAGCATCTCTTTCTGTTTTTATTTTAAGTTTTTTATCAAATGCATCTTGCAAATTCGTGCCCGTTTGATTCGCCAAACACAAAACAACAAAAAGAACATCTGCCAACTCTTCACCCAAATCAGTATTATCGCTTTCTTTAATCGATTGTTCCCCATACTGACGAGCTATAACTCGAGCTACCTCACCCACTTCTTCAGAAAGAATAGCCATATTAGTTAACTCATTGAAATAACGAACACCATATTGTTTAATCCACTTATCTACCTCTTGTTGTAATTGTTCTATTGGCATTATTCTTTATTTTTTGAATCGATTAATATTGTAACTGGTCCATCATTACACAGTCTAACTTGCATATTTGCGCCAAATTGACCAGTCAAAACTTGACTTTGAGCATCCAAACTTAATCGTTTAACAAAGTTTTCATAAAGAGGAATAGCTTGTTCTGGCCGTGCTGCCTCAATAAAAGAAGGGCGATTACCTTTCTTGGTTTTGGCGTGTAAAGTAAACTGACTAACCACCAATACCTCCCCTTGAACATCAATTATGGATTTATTCATTTGACCATTTTCATCAGAGAAAATACGAAGATTAGCTATTTTTTTAGATAGCCATTCAGCGTCTGATGAATCGTCTTCATTCTCTATTCCCAAAAGAATCAGTAAACCGTACTGTATTTGACTGTGTATTTGACCCTCAATACTTACTGATGCCTCAGAAACTCTTTGAATAACTACCCTCATTGCTCATAACGGTTTACTCTAAAACTTTCATCGTCTTGCTCCAGCATACTGAGGTAATTCTTATATCGAGAAGCTGCTATCTCGCCATTTTCAAGGGCTAATTTAATAGCACAATTAGGTTCATTGATATGCAAACAATTATTGAACTTACATTCCGACTTAAGCTTAAAAAACTCGATAAAATAATCACCTAATTCGTACTTATCCATTTCAATCAATCCGAAACCTCTAACACCAGGTGTATCAATAATAGAAGCTCCGAATT
The genomic region above belongs to Flavobacteriales bacterium and contains:
- a CDS encoding nucleotide pyrophosphohydrolase; translation: MPIEQLQQEVDKWIKQYGVRYFNELTNMAILSEEVGEVARVIARQYGEQSIKESDNTDLGEELADVLFVVLCLANQTGTNLQDAFDKKLKIKTERDANRHTNNSKLK
- a CDS encoding D-tyrosyl-tRNA(Tyr) deacylase, giving the protein MRVVIQRVSEASVSIEGQIHSQIQYGLLILLGIENEDDSSDAEWLSKKIANLRIFSDENGQMNKSIIDVQGEVLVVSQFTLHAKTKKGNRPSFIEAARPEQAIPLYENFVKRLSLDAQSQVLTGQFGANMQVRLCNDGPVTILIDSKNKE
- the bioB gene encoding biotin synthase BioB, with the translated sequence MNNSWTIDKILEIYKKPLMELIFEAAQTHRQHHNPLEVQISTLLSIKTGGCSEDCGYCPQAARYHTDIETNDLMSVSHVKAQALRAKANGSSRLCMGAAWRNIQNNEEFDQVLEMVQTVNGLDMEVCCTLGMMTEEQAQRLADAGLYAYNHNLDTSKEHYKEIISTREFDDRVKTIENASKAGISVCSGGIIGMGESAEDRCGMLLTLANMNPQPKSVPINALVAVEGTPLEDQETVSIWEMVRMVATTRIVMPESVVRLSAGRTEMSDEGQALCFMSGASSIFAGDKLLTTPNPDINQDMKLFDILGITPKAPFVDGDQPITNDNYKKCLSTKGNIKWKRPTHTIERNEKAKEKAKALRS